Below is a window of Numenius arquata chromosome 28, bNumArq3.hap1.1, whole genome shotgun sequence DNA.
GATGCTGCAGTCCTCCCAAACAGCCCTGCACAGCCTGTCCTGACGGTGCTCAGGTCCTTCCCAAGGTCTGGCCAGGTCCTGTCACCCCTGACATCTCAGAGGCATTTTCAGCCACTGcttgtctcccacccccagctgcaccacaacctctctgaggtgccaccaggccgtgaaactcctcttccagctgcttgttGAGTCACCAAATCCCACCGGACTCCATTGATTGGAAGTGGCTTTGGAGAGTGAAAAATCCCAGCACCTCCAGGAAAAGGTGAACATGGGATGGGCATCTCCAATCCCCGTCCTCCTCAGCTGTCCAACTGCTACTTCCTGGAGAAATAGAAGTTAATGTGTTGCCTGAAGTCCTGCTGGGAACGGGCTGGGTCTCAGTGTAACCAAAGGTGTAGAAACAggaaatctctctccttcctctttcttcaaaATCGAAACCAATTTGGAGGCTGAAACTGCGACGGTCgctcttcatggcagccaggaCGCCTGTGGAAATCCTCCGggatgaagcctgctgctccatctgcctggaaatattccaggaccccGTGTCCATCCACTGCGGGCACAGCTTTTGCCGGTCGTGCATCACTCggagctgggaaggactgaccaaaaacttctcctgcccccagtgcagggagaCGGGGGCCCAGAAGACCCTCCAACCCAACTGGGAGTTGGCCAACATGATTGATGCAGCCAAGAGATTGAACCTGCAACCAgacagagaggtggaaggaggggagaacttGTGCGAGGAGcaccaggaacccctgaagctcttctgccaagacGACAAAAGGCTTATCTGCATGGTGTGTGACAGGTCCAAGGTGCACcatgaccattctgtgattcccgtgagcgaggctgcccaggagtacaaggtgagggggTTATGGGTGTGTTGAGACACAAAGGGccagaagctcctggtgttggtgctcttgatgggtggagatccctgtagagcctttgggctgtgggataaaccccctgtggactcacccatccttgtctcttgctaccaactcttgaggtggcattgcctgccctgaggaagaggtggaggtaGGAGCACCACGCTCTTGGGTACCAAAgggtcctctcccccagggttcaGCCACGAGCAGGGTCTTAGGGAAGGGTAGGAAACAGAGGCGTAGGATTTCTCCCCACCACAATCCCTCTGCAAAACTCCATAAATGGCTCTGTCCTCCGGGGTGCGGGTCCCTTatcaaggtcagctctgctgaagatgaataggaaaggagagggagagatcctcagcccttctcccaccccacagctccctggaagTGCCTGGACCtttgtgaaaatagaaaaagaagaaaaaaggaaaaaaggggggaggtaAATCACCTTGAAACAGTCATGGGGGTCCCAAAACTCTGCCAACACTTACCCCAAGAGAAACCAAGAGTTCCCCATTCCTTCTGCTGAGGGTGCCAGACCATGATGCCATTCCACaggggacttctttctttcctctcagaaacacattcagacccaactgcaccttctgaaatcagagcacaagGCGCTTCAATCTTCCGTGAAGGAGAGACAAGACCGAATGGAGgaccacactgtaggtgcccatcattcttcctgggcagagggtgggggaagaaaggaggaacatctcctctttctcctgtcccccaggggtgggtgatgctcaagggctgtggggaagggagagggggtttgtatcttccccaaatgcctcttcttggtgggtcccactaaggcatggcccacccttgacccttgatgctcttctcctgctctctgcttccctttccccgcttcggcttgcccttggcaggagaggacagaagctgcaaagcagaaggttGTGACGATGTACAGGAAGTTGCACGagatcctggagaagcaggagtcctctcttctggcccagctggagcagctggacacaaagataaggaaagcccatgaagaaatcctccagaggcttttggaggaggcGACGAGCCTGGGCACGCtgattggggagatggagaggacataccagcagccagactgggaggtcctgaaggtgagagcccaggcttcccaaacttgctgtgaaggcccgcgttgagcttggtctccagccctcACTTTTCTACCCCAACCCGCTCAGAGAGGGACTTCCTTAGAGTGGGACCCcggtactccaaggggaggtgttccatgtccctgagtctctttttctctctcatccaggatatcggaaccaccttgagcaggtatgtggtccttctcctgtcaccatgtcgccaccacagagcagctctgtggcaggacactggaagaaagcacgtagggacgggttggctcttctgcagtacagcccttggacttgaccgaggccacggggggttggaaggagggctctgcctctctctccttaatGAACGATGAATTTGGacacgggctggcaggaggcaggagcagggagtgctgagaaaacacagagcagcaaactacaaccaggcgtaaatccatcccctcttcccttccaggggccagagggaaacGCTCTCCCACTCCCTCGATATTTCCCCGGAGCTGGAACAGAAATTCGATGATTTCACTGAGAAGAACTCATCCATCAAGGAACTTCTGGAGAAATTCCAAGGTACCGagggcaggtgcagaaaggcaaatgccatcgtgcttcttggtggggagggacggagtgaagccacaggaaagaaacgcatcctgggtgctgaatgaggggttgtttctTTCAAGATTCCACAATGAGACAGCGAAGGAGCAGGGAgcgttggtctgatgttccctgcctgtcctcctcctcttctcctctgcctcctcaagtttctcgacattcccccaagcctgttcctgactctcgggacttttgcagaaacccacaatcacaccaactcatctttctgcctctcacatttttctcttccctctagatTTCCTGAAGTTCGAGTTTCCTTTGACAAGTAAGTGAACCGAACGCGTGCCCAACCAAGCCATCAGATGAAATCAAAAAATGTGGTAAAAGAAGCTCTGCTGCCCCCAAAGATTGAcctaaagtgctctgctgcctcctttcccccttctcccaccctggtcccaccaccaggcgATGCCTGGAGGGTTCCCAACCgggtcagagggatgggaggggagagaaaaagccctgtttccccccagatctgctgccatgagcctgactctctctccacctccagcacagatgacGCTGGACCCGGAGACGGCCCACCCCATGCTTTATCTCTCGGAAGACTGCAAGTTCGTGTGGTGGGAAGGCTGTTACCAGGACGTGCCCTCCAACCCAGAGAGGTTCAAATTCGATCCCTGTGTGCTGGGCTCGAGGGGCTTCACATCGGGGTGGCACTGCTGGGACGTGGACGTCAATCGAGAAGGCATTTGGGCCATtggggtggccaaggagtcagtTCCAAGGGACCGTTGGTTGCAACTGAAGCCCGATAAGGGGATATGGGCTCTGCGTCATTACCAAAATGGGTACATGGCTCTGACATCTCCTGATCTCACCCCCTTGACTCTACACAGTGTCCCCAAGTGGATACGAATCTGCTTGGACTACGAGgaagggagggtggtgttttttaATGCTGAGAGCAAAGAACGGATCTTTGCTTTTCCGCCGGCgtctttccaaggggagagagtcttcccATGGTTCATGGTGATGTGGCATGCTCAACTCAAACTTCTTCCCTaaggcacaggagaaaaaaaaccccaacccccaaagccaccaacttacccttgggaaagaaaccaggggctgggttttgtcccagtcccaccaaagggacaggaaagggtagcgGTGTTCAGGTTCCTTTCTTTTAGTGCAAAACGGGAGCATTGCTGTGCCTTCAACTCCATTTTGATCTTTCAGTCACTAAATGGCTGTTCCTGGGTGCCTGCAAACTTGCCCTGATggggagttaaaaataaaagtgcaaatCATTtctgccgtgtgtgtgtgtgttttttattttggggttttttatttcctgcgggTTTTTCTCTGGAAGTTGCTcaagagaactggaggaaggaaaagtcatccgGGTTCCTCTCCAAAACCCACCGCACAGGGAGATGAGACGCAGGGGTTCAGATGAAGGTCCATCAAGCCCTCCTCTTGTCCCCAGgcatccctgcctgggaaagcagataagagcagggagaggatgcctatggccccaggagccctcttttcccagcctcaATGGGTAATTAACCAATTACCAGGGTGTAatgaggggcactggggggatCTGATATTTGGCTCTGCCCTCTCTCTAACCCTGTTGGGCCCTTGCAGTGTTTTGatccttctcctttccaggctggaTTATCCCAGTCTTTCCCCGTCCACCCTGGGCTTTAGTTTGGTGGCCTCACCCTCTTTTCCCCCTCAACCCCTGTACTGGGAAGCCACAGACTGGTCCCAGTACCCAGATATTGGCCTCCcatgtgctgctggaggggagcaaGCCCATATGGGGTTGATATcagaggatggtttgggttggaagggaccttccagaccatCCAGCcccacccccttgccatgggcagggacacctcccaccagaccaggttgctcaaagccccctccaacctgaccttgaagatctccagggatggggcatctacagcttctcggggcaacctcttccagtgtctcagcccCCTGGAAGGTGGAGGAGCCCCTGGAAGGTGGAGGAGCCCctggaaggtggagaagccccTGGAAGGTGGAAAAGCCCCAGGAAGCggggaaggtggagaagcccCTGGAAGTTGGTCCCATCCTTGACTCATGGACAGCTTGCCCCCTCTCTCCAAGACCCCAAAGGGCAGGGAGACGGGGGCCCAGAAGACCCTCCGTCCCAACTGGGAGTTGGCCAAAGGTAACGAATAAAGCAGATCAAACGAGTCCCAGTCTCCACCTCGAATCTCATTCTCGTGGCATTTCCAAGAGCCCGAGATTGAGAAAGGGTCACCTTGGGAGGATTTTTTAACATTTGGGTGCTCTCCACGATTTCTCCGGGGAATCCcaccctgggagcagcaggagcatgaAGCCCAGGATTTGTGCAacagcccctggggacaccaggtTCAAAGCTTCAAgccctcctgcccttctcccaccctttcCAAGTTCTCCGTACCTTGACGTTCCACCGTGTTGATGCTTGACGGTCACCCATGATGGTCCTGCggggctggagaagctggctcTGCTTCCTGGTTTGGATACAGGAAAGGAGAAGATTGTACTGCTGAATCAGGCTTAATATCTGCCATTTTCCCACCAGGACCTCTTGTGAGTCAAAAACTTTCACAGTATCGGCAAGAACACACACGTTTTAAGGCTTCGGTGTTGAACCCCGTGGATTTCGGCCGCCTTTCGCCGAGTTGTGGGGTGGGAGAAATCAGGGGTGGGAGGAAGTAAAGATGAACAGAATGAGCCTTTCCGCAATTTAAAGATATTCCTTTGGGTCAGGAAGCCTAATAAGCAGCTTTACATaagtttttatatgcaaaatgaCTGCATTAAAGCGTCTTTCTAGATTGCAAGGgcagttttcccttctttttttttttttttgttagaaactgGGAAAAGGGTGCCGTGCCACCACCAGCCCGGCAAATCCTGGTGGCTTTGCTGCCTTCCCTTGACCTGCCTCAGGTAAAGCTCAAGGGAAAGGACTTAAGGAAGCCCTTTCCTGCTCCATCTCAGCTGTGTCGGGAGGGAACAGCGatgactcttcctcctcctgtgcctGAAAAAACAGCGGGACGGGAAACGGGCTGAAAGGTGAGGATGCTGGAAAGAAGGGGCAACAAAGTCAAAGGCTTTGAAAaagccaggaaaggaaggaaaagcatcgGTCCGGACCTCTCAGCTCTGTCACCGCAGCTCAGAGAAACCGGCTGGGACCTTGGAGGGTCTTGGAGGCACCACCAATCTCCAGGGACGCCTGAGGATCCATCTCCAGAGCAGTCTCGGCAGGGTGTTGCTCTGATGGCTCACCTCACCCCAGGGGCAAAGCTGATGTCCCAAGGGTCAGGAGAGGCAGAAATGGCTTCTGACAGCCAGGAAGGCCCTGCCCTGCAGTGAGCTGCACATTTGAACCCTTCAGGTCACCCAAGAGATGCTGCAGTCCTCCCAAACTGCCCTGCACAGCCTGTCCTGAAGGTGCTCAGGTCCTTCCCAAGCCCTGGCCAGGTCCTGTCACCCCTGGCATCTCAGAGGCATTTTCAGCCCCTGCTTGTCTCCCACCCACAGCTGTGTAATAAGTAATTAGAAGTAATTTGCTGATCTGATCAGTGTCTCAAGAACCATCTTGCCATACCAGACACGGAGGCATCTCAGAAAAGTCTCGCTATAATGATATCTTGAGCAGATGTTAAACCACAATGTAACTAAAGGTAAAATGTTAACCAAACCAATAGAAAAGGAAATAGCTTAAGCCTTGCTATAGCTGATGTAGGAACGTCCTGTATACCAAGAAAAACCACAATGTTCTGTTCCTATAGTTTAGGCATTGTgaagctgcttttgctttcctaccttaataaatatttagagaatCCATTTCGGACTTGATTGGTTTAAATTGAACTATAACAGCtgcaccacaacctctctgaggtgCCACCGGGCTGTgaaactcctcttccagctgcttgttGAGTCACCAAATCCCACCGGACTCCATTGATTGGAAGTGGCTTTGGAGAGTGAAAAATCCCAATGCCTGCAGGAAAGGCTGAACATGGGATGGGTGTCTCCAATCCCCGTCCTCCTCAGCTGTCCAACCGCTACTTCCTGGAGAAATAGAAGTTAATGTGTTGCCTGAAGTCCTGCTGGGAACGGGCTGGGTCTCAGTGTAACCAAAGGTGTAGAAACAggaaatctctctccttcctctttcttcaaaATCGAAACCAATTTGGAGGCTGAAACTGCGACGGTCgctcttcatggcagccaggaCGCCTGTGGAAATCCTGCGggatgaagcctgctgctccatctgcctggaaatattccaggaccccGTGTCCATCCACTGTGGGCACAGCTTTTGCCGGTCGTGCATCACTCggagctgggaaggactgaccaaaaacttctcctgcccccagtgcagggagaCGGGGGCCCAGAAGACCCTCCGACCCAACTGGGAGTTGGCCAACATGATTGATGCAGCCAAGAGGATGAACCTGCAACGGGACAGAGAGGTGGAAGAAGGGGAGAACTTGTGTGAGGAGcaccaggaacccctgaagctcttctgccaagacGACAAAAGGCTTATCTGCATGGTGTGTGACAGGTCCAAGGTGCACCgtgaccattctgtggttcccgtGGGCGAGGCTGTccaggagtacaaggtgagggggTTATGGGTGTGTTGAGACACAAAGGTccagaagctcctggtgttggtgctcttgatgggtggagatccctgtagagcctttgggctgtgggataaaccccctgtggactcccccatccttgtctcttgctaccaactcttgaggtggcattgcctgccctgaggaagaggtggaggtaGGAGCAGCACGCTCTTGGGGACCAAGgggtcctctcccccagggttcaGCCACGAGCAGGGGCTATAGGGAGGGTAGGAAACAGAGGCATAGGATTTCTCCTCACCACAATCCCTCTGCAAAACTCCATAAATGGCTCTGTCCTCCGGGGTGCGGGTCCCTTatcaaggtcagctctgctgaagatcagtaggaaaggagagggagagatcctcagcccttctcccaccccacagctcccggAAAGTGCCTTGACCtttgtgaaaatagaaaaagggaaaaaaaaggaaaaaaggggggaggtaAATCACCTTGAAACAGCCATGGGGGTCCCAAAACTCTGCCAACACTTACCCCAAGAGAAACCAAGAGTTCCCCGTTGCTTCTGCCGAGGGTGCCAGACCACGATGTCATTCTACaggggacttctttctttcctctcagagaCAAATTCAGACCCAACTGCATCGtctgaaatcagagcacaagGCGCTTCAATCTTCCGTGAAGGAGAGACAAGACCGAATGGAGgaccacactgtaggtgcccatcatttttcctgggcagagggtgggggaagaaaggaggaacatctcctctttctcctgtcccgcaggggtgggtgatgctcaagggctgtggggaagggagagggggtttgtatcttccccaaatgcctcttcttggtgggtcccactaaggcatggcccacccttggcccttgatgctcttctcctgctctctgcttccctttccccactTTGGcttgccctgggcaggagaggacagaagctgcaaagcaggagattGTGAGGACATACAGGAAGTTACATGagatcctggagaagcaggagtcctctcttctggcccagctggagcagctggacacaAAGATAATgaaagcccatgaagaaatcctccagaggcttttggaggaggcGACGAGCCTGGGCACGCtgattggggagatggagaggacataccagcagccagactgggagctcctgaaggtgagagtccaggcttcccaaacttgctgtgaaggccTGCATtgagcttggtctccagccctcgcTTTTCTACCCCAACCCGCTCAGAGAGGGACTTCCTTAGAGTGGGACCCcggtactccaaggggaggtgttccatgtccctgagtctctttttctctctcatccaggacaTCAGAACCACCTTGTgcaggtatgtggtccttctcctgtcaccatgtcaccaccagagagcagctctgtggcaggacactgggagaaagcacgtagggatgggttggctcttctgcagtacagCCCTTGGACTTGACTGaggccacggggggttggaaggagggctctgcccctctctccttaatgaatgatgaatttggacacgggctggcaggaggcaggagcagggagtgctgagaaaacacggagcagcaaactacaaccaggcgcaaatccatcccctcttcccttccaggggccagagggaaacGCTCTCCCACTCATTTCATATTTCcctggagctggaaaagaaattctctgatttCACTGAGAAATCCGCAACCATCAATGGACTTCTGGAGAAATTCCAAGGTACCGagggcaggtgcagaaaggcaaacgccatcgtgcttcttggtggggagggacggaGTGAAGCCACGGGAAAGAAACgcatcctgggtgctgaatgaggggttgtttctGTCAAGATTCCACAATGAGACAGCGAAGGAGCAGGGAgcgttggtctgatgttccctgcctgtcctcctcctcttctcctctgcctcctcaagtttctcgacattcccccaagcctgttcctgactctcgggacttttgcagaaacccacaatcacaccaactcatctttctgcctctcacatttttctcttccctctagatTTCCTGAAGTTCGAGTTTCCTTTGACAAGTAAGTGAACCGAACGCGTGCCCAACCAAGCCATCATGTGAAATCAAAAAATGTGGTAAAAGAAGCTCTGCTGCCCCCAAAGATTGCcctaaagtgctctgctgcctcctttcccccttctcccaccctgatCCCACCACCAGGCGATGCCTGGAGGCATCCTAACCgggtcagagggatgggaggggagagaaaaagccctgtttcCACCCAAATCTGATGCcatgagcctgactctctctctgcctccagcACAGGTGACGCTGGACCCAGAGACAGCCAACCCCAGGCTTTATCTCTCGGAAGACTGCAAGCTCGTGTGGTGGGATCGCCGTGAGCAGGACCTGCCCTCCAACCCGGAGAGGTTCACATTCATGCCCTTTGTGCTGGGCTCACGGGGCTTCACATCGGGGTGGCACTGCTGGGACGTGGAGGTCCACAGAAAAGGCATTTGGGCCATcggggtggccaaggagtcgaTTCCAAGGGACCTTGGGTTGTGCGTGAAGGTCGATGAAGGGATATGGGCTCTGCGTTATAACGGAAGTGGGTACGTGGCTCTGACCTCTCCTGATGACACCCCCTTGACTCTACGCAGTGTCCCCAAGCGGATACGAATCTGCTTGGACTATGAGgaagggagggtggtgttttttgaTGCCGAGAGCAAAGAACGGATCTTTGCTTTTCCGCCGGCAtctttccaaggggagagagtcttcccgtggttcatggtgatggaggatgctcaACTCAAACTTCTTCCCGAAGgcacaggacaaaaaaaccccaaagccaccaacttacccttgggaaagaaaccaaggggtgggttttttcccaatcccaccaaagggacaggaaagggtagcgGTTTTAAGGTTCCTTTCTTTTAGTGCAAAACgggagcatttctgtgccttcAACTCCATTTTGATCTTTCAGTCACCAAATGGCTGTTCCTGGGTGCCAAAAATCTTGCCCTGATggggagttaaaaataaaagtgcaaatCATTtctgccgtgtgtgtgtgtgttttttattttgggttttttatttcctgcgggTTTTTCTCTGGAAGTTGCTcaagagaactggaggaaggaaaagtcatccgGGTTCCTCTCCAAAACCCACCGCACAGGGAGATGAGACCCAGGGGTTCAGATGAAGGTCCATCCTCTTGTCCCCAGgcatccctgcctgggaaagcagataagagcagggagaggatgcctatggccccaggagccctcttttcccagcctcaATGGGTAATTAACCAATTACCAGGGTGTAATGAGAGACACTGGAGGGATCTGATATTTGGCTCTGCCCTCTCTCTAACCCTGTTGGGCCCTTGCAGCGTTTTGatccttctcctttccaggctggaTTATCCCAGTCTTTCCCCATCCACCCTGGGCTTTAGTTTGGTGGCCTCACCCTCTTTTCCCCCCCAACCCTAGTACTGGGAAGCATCAAACTGGTCCTCGTACCCAGATACTGGCCTCAcatgtgctgctggaggggagcaaGCCCATATGGGGTTGATATCAGGGgatggtttgggtaggaagggaccttccagaccatCCAGCcccacccccttgccatgggcagggacacctcccaccagaccacgttgctcaaagccccctccaacctgaccttgaacccctccagggatggggcatctacagcttctcagggcaacctcttccagtgtctcagcccCCTGGAAGGTGGAGAAGCTCCAGGAAGTTtggaaggtggagaagccccTGGAAGGTGAAAAAGACCTAGGAAGCTGGGAAGGTGGAGAAGCCCCTGGAAGTTGGTCCCATCCTTGACTCATGGATAGCTTGCCCCCTCCCTCCAAGACCCCAAAGTCCTCCTCAATGGCTGGTCTTAGTCCAGGAGGGTCTCCCACCCCAAGCTCCATGAGATTTCTTCCCAAAGCCCCAACTCACCCTTACCCAGGAGGCTCCAGCCCATCCTGGTCCCACTGAAGAGCCGTCCCGCCCTCTTCCAGCCTCCTTATCTGCTCACTCACATCTGGTGGGACCAAAAGGGGTAGGAGGCCAGAGGTAGGAGGAACCATCGCACGCGCCTGCCATCTTCTCACTCCTCTCCATGCTTTGAGGGCTGGGAGTTGTTTTCCCCACCGTTTTCAACCAGGAAGAGGAaggtcctcctcttcttccctgccaaATCAAGCTCCTTTGATCCTCTCCCGGAGGTGGGTTTGCGACCAGGAGGAGGAaggtcctcctcttcttccccacaaagccaaGCTCCTTTGAGGTGGGTTGGGAAGAGCCATGGCTACCTGGAGCCCCACGGAAAGCCTGCAGAGCGAAGCctcctgctccatctgcctgggCTTCTTCCAAGAGCCCGTCTCCATCCACTGCGGCCACAACTTCTG
It encodes the following:
- the LOC141476145 gene encoding E3 ubiquitin-protein ligase TRIM7-like, with product MIDAAKRMNLQRDREVEEGENLCEEHQEPLKLFCQDDKRLICMVCDRSKVHRDHSVVPVGEAVQEYKDIRTTLCRGQRETLSHSFHISLELEKKFSDFTEKSATINGLLEKFQDFLKFEFPLTTQVTLDPETANPRLYLSEDCKLVWWDRREQDLPSNPERFTFMPFVLGSRGFTSGWHCWDVEVHRKGIWAIGVAKESIPRDLGLCVKVDEGIWALRYNGSGYVALTSPDDTPLTLRSVPKRIRICLDYEEGRVVFFDAESKERIFAFPPASFQGERVFPWFMVMEDAQLKLLPEGTGQKNPKATNLPLGKKPRAF
- the LOC141476144 gene encoding E3 ubiquitin-protein ligase TRIM39-like → MIDAAKRLNLQPDREVEGGENLCEEHQEPLKLFCQDDKRLICMVCDRGQRETLSHSLDISPELEQKFDDFTEKNSSIKELLEKFQAQMTLDPETAHPMLYLSEDCKFVWWEGCYQDVPSNPERFKFDPCVLGSRGFTSGWHCWDVDVNREGIWAIGVAKESVPRDRWLQLKPDKGIWALRHYQNGYMALTSPDLTPLTLHSVPKWIRICLDYEEGRVVFFNAESKERIFAFPPASFQGERVFPWFMVMWHAQLKLLP